Proteins encoded together in one Macadamia integrifolia cultivar HAES 741 chromosome 8, SCU_Mint_v3, whole genome shotgun sequence window:
- the LOC122087576 gene encoding AT-hook motif nuclear-localized protein 23-like, with protein sequence MAGFDLGTASRYVHQLHRPDLHLQMQQESEEDNNRGQFSGDGDDTNHHGLELVSANSGGTGDLVGRRPRGRPPGSKNKPKPPVIITRESANTLRAHILEVGNGCDVFDCVATYARRRQRGICILSGSGTVTNVSLRQPAAAGAIVTLHGRFEILSLSGSFLPPPAPPGATSLTIFLAGGQGQVVGGNVVGALIAAGPVIVIAASFTNVAYERLPLEEEEQQQLQIQPPVSQSSGGGGAANEGGGGGGVNNPFPDPSSGLPFFNLPLNNMGNLPVEGWAGNAAGRPPY encoded by the coding sequence aagaagacaacAATAGAGGTCAGTTCTCCGGCGACGGTGATGATACAAACCACCATGGACTGGAGCTCGTCTCAGCCAACAGCGGCGGTACTGGCGATCTCGTGGGTCGTCGGCCCAGAGGTCGACCACCTGGTTCGAAGAACAAGCCGAAACCACCGGTAATTATCACCAGAGAGAGTGCAAACACGCTTCGTGCACATATCTTGGAAGTCGGCAACGGTTGTGATGTCTTTGATTGCGTGGCGACCTATGCCAGGCGCAGGCAGCGTGGGATCTGTATTTTGAGTGGAAGCGGCACTGTTACAAATGTAAGCTTGCGGCAACCGGCGGCAGCGGGGGCGATCGTGACATTACACGGGCGGTTCGAGATATTATCGCTGTCGGGTTCGTTCTTGCCGCCACCGGCACCACCAGGTGCGACGAGCTTGACTATATTTTTGGCCGGCGGACAGGGTCAGGTAGTCGGTGGGAATGTCGTGGGTGCACTGATTGCCGCCGGACCGGTAATCGTAATAGCAGCTTCATTCACGAACGTGGCGTATGAGCGGCTACctttggaggaggaggaacaACAGCAGCTTCAGATACAACCGCCGGTTTCACAGTCTTCGGGTGGTGGCGGTGCTGCCAatgaaggtggtggaggtggtggtgtcAACAACCCGTTTCCTGATCCGTCTTCAGGTCTTCCATTCTTCAATTTGCCACTCAACAACATGGGGAATTTACCAGTTGAAGGTTGGGCTGGTAACGCAGCTGGGAGGCCTCCATACTGA